One genomic window of Hymenobacter sp. J193 includes the following:
- a CDS encoding DUF4834 family protein has protein sequence MPKFLLALFIIALLVRFVLPVVLRWVLGRVVKKQMKNFGQQFGGAAPFEQPPTPPRPTSGNVHVDYVPPKPKRQPRNFKGGEYVEFEELK, from the coding sequence ATGCCAAAATTCCTGCTTGCTCTCTTCATTATTGCCCTCCTTGTGCGGTTCGTGCTACCGGTAGTACTGCGGTGGGTGCTGGGCCGCGTCGTCAAAAAACAGATGAAGAACTTTGGCCAGCAGTTTGGCGGTGCCGCCCCTTTCGAGCAGCCCCCCACGCCGCCCCGGCCCACCTCCGGCAACGTGCACGTCGACTACGTGCCGCCCAAGCCCAAGCGCCAGCCGCGCAACTTCAAGGGCGGCGAATACGTGGAGTTTGAGGAGTTGAAATAA
- a CDS encoding FkbM family methyltransferase, giving the protein MKALRKLLVNTLGFERYIRLVSRVYLRLVGAGWGKTKYPELFFLRQLVKPGDVCLDIGANLGYYSVMLSKLTGPTGRVLAVEPIPAFQEIWRDNVRLSGHANLTLLPYALGGENTTVQMGTPERDGLLHHGMTKIAASNPQERYVRTYEVPMRVPDELLADLPRLDFVKCDVEGFEYEVFRHMQHMLRRHQPVIQTELNGLENRRQVVALLAGLGYKPFVLSARWELEPCLPEQLDSAATADFYFQPASFVG; this is encoded by the coding sequence ATGAAGGCATTGCGCAAACTATTGGTCAATACCCTGGGCTTTGAGCGGTACATCCGGCTGGTGAGTCGCGTGTATTTGCGGCTGGTAGGCGCGGGCTGGGGAAAGACCAAATACCCGGAGCTGTTTTTTCTGCGGCAGCTGGTAAAGCCCGGCGACGTGTGCCTGGACATCGGGGCCAATCTGGGCTACTACTCTGTGATGCTCTCGAAGCTGACCGGGCCTACGGGCCGGGTGCTGGCAGTAGAGCCCATTCCCGCCTTTCAGGAAATCTGGCGCGACAACGTGCGGCTGAGCGGACACGCCAACCTCACCCTGCTGCCCTACGCGCTGGGCGGCGAAAACACCACCGTGCAGATGGGCACGCCCGAGCGGGACGGCCTGCTGCACCACGGCATGACCAAAATAGCCGCCAGCAACCCCCAGGAACGCTACGTGCGCACCTATGAAGTGCCCATGCGTGTGCCCGACGAACTGCTGGCCGATCTGCCCCGCCTCGACTTCGTGAAGTGCGACGTGGAAGGTTTTGAGTACGAAGTTTTCCGGCACATGCAGCATATGCTGCGGCGTCACCAGCCCGTTATTCAAACCGAACTGAACGGCCTCGAAAACCGCCGCCAGGTGGTAGCCTTGCTGGCCGGGCTGGGCTATAAACCATTTGTGCTGTCGGCGCGTTGGGAGTTGGAGCCGTGCCTGCCCGAGCAACTCGACAGCGCCGCCACGGCCGACTTTTACTTTCAACCCGCCAGCTTTGTTGGTTAG
- a CDS encoding C40 family peptidase yields MKNRILYCLAAASLALSFFFEQAPAPLVSGAPIAAEASLLPDFLSSDPEGSANDRASYRDSLQYSQYAHALGVKLEYTEDKDLLRTVTDWLGTPYRFGSNTKRGTDCSGFVTRVFKEVYGITLQRSSRSMFEKVQRVAKDEMQTGDLVFFRRGPGQPIYHVGIYLTSGKFAHSATNGGVMVSSLNQAYYHRNFYAAGRVARN; encoded by the coding sequence ATGAAAAACAGAATTCTGTATTGCCTCGCCGCTGCCTCTCTGGCTCTATCTTTCTTCTTCGAGCAAGCTCCTGCTCCTTTGGTTTCCGGTGCTCCCATAGCCGCCGAAGCCTCCCTCCTCCCCGATTTCCTTTCGAGTGACCCCGAAGGCAGCGCCAACGACCGCGCCTCCTACCGCGACTCGCTTCAGTACAGCCAGTATGCTCATGCGCTGGGCGTGAAGCTGGAATACACCGAAGACAAAGACCTGCTCCGCACCGTCACCGACTGGCTTGGTACTCCCTACCGCTTCGGCAGCAACACCAAGCGCGGCACCGACTGCTCGGGCTTCGTTACCCGCGTATTCAAAGAGGTGTACGGCATCACGCTGCAGCGCAGTTCCCGCTCCATGTTCGAGAAGGTGCAGCGCGTAGCCAAGGACGAAATGCAGACCGGCGACCTGGTATTCTTTCGTCGTGGTCCGGGCCAGCCCATTTACCACGTAGGTATTTACCTCACCAGCGGCAAGTTTGCCCACTCAGCCACCAACGGCGGCGTGATGGTAAGCTCCCTGAACCAGGCCTACTACCACCGCAATTTTTACGCGGCCGGCCGCGTGGCCCGCAACTAA
- a CDS encoding acyl carrier protein: protein MIASTTLAQPAITQQVLRIISKRKHIRQSRLRISSNLSRELGFDTVDVVDIILELERSFHITIPDEVPLSTVGDFVDYVASHTPQAQVAA, encoded by the coding sequence ATGATTGCCTCGACGACTCTGGCCCAACCGGCCATCACGCAGCAAGTGTTGCGTATCATCAGCAAGCGCAAGCACATTCGCCAGTCGCGTCTGCGTATTTCCAGTAATCTGAGCCGCGAGCTGGGCTTCGATACCGTGGATGTAGTAGACATCATTCTGGAGCTGGAGCGTAGCTTCCACATTACCATCCCCGATGAGGTGCCCCTGAGCACCGTGGGCGACTTTGTGGACTACGTGGCTTCGCACACGCCCCAGGCGCAGGTAGCTGCCTAA
- a CDS encoding efflux RND transporter permease subunit — MQDIEKEFGPTSWSINNKTSIYIITLILCVMGIFAYIKLGKEKFPDIVIPRIIVATVYPGTSPTDIENLVTRQLEKEIKSVNGVKKINSTSNQDYCIVDVEFNSGVDVQYAKQLIKDAVDKASNELPNDLPTPPTVQEVNLSELPIMQINLAGNLPAAQLKKLADDFQDKIEALPEITRVDIIGALEQQVNVDVDLYKLRAARLGFTDIEGAIARENITISGGSVDVGDQKRAVRVAGQYVNAADIANIQIKNLSGSAVRLGDIATVEDAFKDRESYARLDGKPSITLNVIKRQGENLIDASDKIKTLVDDSKKSLSSDLRITITGDTSNDTRVTLHDLINTIVIGFILVTVILMFFMGTTNALFVGLSVPISMFLAFVMLPMFGFALNMIVLFAFLLALGIVVDDAIVVIENTHRLLHEHPKLTTAQAAKYAAGEVFVPVLAGTLTTVAPFVPLMFWPGIVGSFMFYLPVTLILTLMSSLVVAFIMNPVFAVSFMEREDHHAEHSKPRVTRNLLIWTAALVGLGVLFNLVGIGGHTSAAEGAAALAAGTETPGFFKEHGHFIGNLLLTVAALIWLNMFVFNKGIAWFQTKALPRFMDGYASLVRWAIGHPVIVMVGVVLVFFASFVAVGMRSPKVDFFPKGDPKFVYTYLKMPVGTRVEVTDSVARILERRIYSVIGQKNPDVESVITNVAIGAGDPGEATASGVSQSHLAKVAVAFKEMSERTGPETRTYMDKIREAVKGIPGTEISVDQESSGPPTGKEIAIEVAGDDYPKLAALSKDIIRYVNSKNIGGIEQLRSNLEDRNPEIAVNIDRTRANREGISTAQIGMEVRTAIYGYEASKFKTSDDEYPIQVRYAKPYREDVNAILNSPLTFRDATGQMRQVPISSVADVKYSTTYGGIKRKDVKRVITISSNVLSGFTGPDVVRNIETALKAYPTPAGYTIKMGGAQEDQKETSDFLPLAGIGALALIFLILVVQFNSFSKPVIILSEVLFSVAGVFWGLAITGMNISIVMTGVGIIALAGIVVKNGILLVEFTDILRSQGMPLREAIVLAGRTRLNPVILTATAATLGLIPLAIGLNVDFYEMFAAFEPNFFIGGESVTFWGPLAWTIIFGLVFATLITLVVVPVMYLLSETLKGKISGHPTDGPAASAVGAEEVQAANPPVFAEY; from the coding sequence ATGCAGGATATCGAAAAAGAGTTTGGACCCACCAGTTGGTCCATCAACAACAAGACCAGTATTTATATCATCACGCTGATTCTGTGCGTGATGGGTATATTCGCTTACATCAAGCTGGGCAAGGAGAAATTCCCGGACATCGTGATTCCGCGCATCATCGTGGCCACGGTGTACCCCGGCACCTCGCCCACCGACATCGAGAACCTGGTAACGCGCCAGCTTGAGAAAGAAATCAAGTCGGTGAACGGGGTGAAGAAAATCAACTCCACCTCCAATCAGGACTATTGCATCGTGGACGTGGAGTTCAACTCCGGCGTGGACGTGCAGTACGCCAAGCAGCTCATCAAGGACGCCGTGGACAAGGCTAGCAACGAGCTGCCCAACGACCTGCCCACTCCGCCCACCGTGCAGGAAGTAAACCTCTCGGAGCTGCCCATCATGCAGATCAACCTGGCCGGCAACCTGCCGGCGGCCCAGCTCAAGAAGCTGGCCGACGACTTCCAGGACAAGATTGAAGCCCTGCCCGAAATTACCCGCGTCGACATCATCGGGGCGCTGGAGCAGCAGGTGAACGTGGACGTAGACCTCTACAAGCTCCGCGCTGCCCGTCTGGGCTTCACCGACATAGAAGGGGCCATTGCCCGGGAGAACATTACCATCTCGGGCGGCTCGGTGGATGTGGGCGACCAGAAGCGCGCCGTGCGCGTGGCCGGTCAGTACGTCAACGCTGCCGACATTGCCAACATCCAGATCAAAAACCTAAGCGGCTCAGCTGTGCGCCTCGGCGACATTGCTACCGTGGAGGACGCCTTCAAGGACCGCGAATCGTACGCCCGCCTCGATGGCAAGCCCTCGATTACGCTGAACGTGATTAAGCGTCAGGGGGAAAACCTCATCGACGCCTCCGACAAGATCAAGACCCTGGTGGACGACTCGAAGAAGAGCCTGTCGAGCGACCTGCGCATTACCATCACCGGCGACACCTCGAACGACACCCGCGTAACGCTCCACGACCTGATCAACACCATCGTCATCGGCTTTATCCTGGTAACGGTGATTCTGATGTTCTTCATGGGCACCACCAATGCGCTGTTCGTGGGTCTTTCGGTGCCGATTTCGATGTTCCTGGCTTTCGTGATGCTGCCCATGTTTGGCTTTGCGCTGAACATGATTGTGCTCTTCGCCTTCCTGCTGGCGCTGGGTATTGTGGTAGACGACGCCATCGTAGTGATTGAAAACACCCACCGCCTACTGCACGAGCACCCCAAGCTGACGACGGCCCAGGCCGCCAAGTATGCTGCTGGTGAGGTATTCGTGCCGGTACTGGCCGGTACGCTGACCACGGTAGCACCCTTCGTGCCGCTGATGTTCTGGCCCGGCATTGTGGGTAGCTTTATGTTCTACCTGCCCGTCACGCTGATTCTCACGCTGATGTCCTCGCTCGTCGTGGCCTTCATCATGAACCCGGTGTTTGCCGTGTCGTTCATGGAGCGCGAAGACCACCATGCCGAGCACAGCAAGCCCCGCGTGACGCGCAACCTGCTGATATGGACGGCCGCCCTGGTTGGACTTGGTGTGTTGTTTAATCTGGTGGGCATTGGTGGCCACACCAGCGCGGCCGAAGGCGCCGCGGCCCTGGCAGCCGGCACCGAAACGCCCGGCTTCTTCAAGGAGCACGGTCACTTCATCGGCAACCTGCTGCTGACTGTGGCGGCTCTGATCTGGCTGAACATGTTCGTGTTCAACAAGGGCATTGCCTGGTTCCAGACCAAGGCGCTGCCGCGCTTTATGGATGGCTACGCCAGCCTGGTGCGCTGGGCCATCGGCCACCCGGTTATCGTTATGGTTGGGGTAGTACTCGTGTTCTTCGCTTCGTTTGTAGCGGTGGGCATGCGCAGCCCCAAGGTGGACTTCTTCCCGAAAGGCGACCCGAAGTTCGTGTACACCTACCTGAAGATGCCCGTAGGCACCCGCGTAGAGGTTACCGACTCGGTGGCCCGCATCTTGGAGCGCCGCATCTACAGCGTCATCGGCCAGAAAAACCCGGACGTGGAATCGGTCATCACCAACGTGGCCATTGGGGCCGGCGACCCGGGCGAGGCTACGGCTTCGGGCGTGTCGCAGTCGCACCTGGCTAAGGTGGCCGTGGCCTTCAAGGAAATGAGCGAGCGGACCGGCCCCGAAACCCGCACCTACATGGACAAGATCCGCGAGGCAGTGAAGGGAATTCCCGGCACTGAAATCTCAGTGGACCAGGAGTCGAGCGGCCCGCCCACGGGCAAGGAAATTGCCATTGAGGTAGCCGGCGACGACTACCCGAAACTGGCTGCGCTGTCGAAGGACATCATCCGCTACGTCAACTCCAAGAACATCGGCGGTATCGAGCAGCTGCGCTCCAACCTGGAGGACCGCAACCCGGAAATTGCCGTGAACATCGACCGCACCCGCGCCAACCGCGAGGGCATCAGCACGGCGCAGATTGGTATGGAGGTGCGCACGGCCATCTACGGCTACGAGGCCAGCAAATTCAAGACCTCCGACGACGAGTACCCCATTCAGGTGCGCTACGCCAAGCCCTACCGCGAAGACGTAAATGCCATTCTGAACTCGCCGCTGACTTTCCGGGACGCCACCGGCCAGATGCGCCAGGTGCCCATCAGTTCCGTGGCTGACGTGAAATACAGCACGACCTACGGCGGCATCAAGCGCAAGGACGTGAAGCGCGTCATCACCATTTCCTCGAACGTGCTGAGTGGCTTCACTGGCCCCGACGTGGTGCGCAACATCGAAACGGCCCTGAAAGCTTACCCGACGCCTGCTGGCTACACCATTAAGATGGGTGGTGCGCAGGAAGACCAGAAGGAAACCTCCGACTTCCTGCCCCTGGCTGGTATCGGTGCCCTGGCCCTCATCTTCCTGATTCTGGTGGTGCAGTTCAACTCGTTCAGCAAGCCGGTCATCATTCTCTCCGAAGTGCTGTTTTCCGTGGCTGGCGTGTTCTGGGGTCTGGCCATTACGGGCATGAATATCAGCATCGTGATGACGGGCGTGGGTATCATTGCCCTGGCCGGTATCGTGGTGAAGAACGGCATCCTGCTGGTCGAATTCACCGATATCCTCCGCTCCCAGGGTATGCCCCTGCGGGAGGCCATTGTGCTGGCCGGCCGTACCCGCCTGAACCCGGTAATCCTGACGGCTACAGCCGCCACGCTGGGCCTTATTCCCCTGGCCATTGGCCTGAACGTGGACTTCTATGAGATGTTCGCCGCTTTCGAGCCCAACTTCTTTATCGGTGGTGAGTCGGTAACGTTCTGGGGTCCCCTGGCCTGGACCATTATTTTCGGGCTGGTGTTTGCAACCTTGATTACCCTAGTTGTAGTCCCGGTTATGTATCTGCTCAGCGAAACGCTGAAAGGAAAAATATCCGGTCATCCCACAGACGGCCCGGCGGCTTCGGCGGTCGGTGCCGAGGAAGTGCAGGCGGCCAACCCGCCCGTTTTTGCTGAATACTGA
- a CDS encoding efflux RND transporter periplasmic adaptor subunit, which yields MSVISVQPESFTSYVEVQGRADFDENANVSPRVPGVLTSIRVQRGDRVSKGQVIATQDAAVLESGIAELRTRLELAKTVFEKQDRLWKQQIGTEIQYLQAKNNYDALRRSLATQQQQRAMYNVVAPFGGTVDEVPAKVGEMGNPGVPVVRLLSGGGGKLIADVSENYANKIKAGDKALVTLSDLGATDIPSTVRTVSRIINPASRTFTIELRVNGPVAQQLRPNMVATVRIQNYNKNSTTVLPVDLVQRDEENSYVFVVADKGGKKVAAKRVVQTGATYNGRTEITGGLSANDQVISAGYQNLNEGQPVAPAGSAG from the coding sequence GTGTCGGTGATTAGCGTGCAGCCCGAAAGCTTCACCAGCTACGTGGAAGTGCAGGGCCGCGCCGACTTCGACGAAAACGCCAACGTGTCGCCCCGCGTGCCGGGCGTGCTCACCAGCATCCGCGTGCAGCGCGGCGACCGGGTAAGCAAGGGTCAGGTTATTGCCACCCAGGACGCGGCCGTGCTCGAATCGGGCATTGCCGAGCTGCGCACCCGCCTGGAACTGGCCAAAACGGTGTTTGAAAAGCAGGACCGCCTCTGGAAACAGCAGATCGGCACCGAAATACAGTACCTGCAGGCCAAAAACAACTACGACGCTCTGCGTCGTAGCTTAGCCACGCAGCAGCAGCAGCGGGCTATGTACAACGTGGTAGCCCCATTCGGCGGCACCGTGGATGAAGTTCCGGCCAAAGTAGGGGAGATGGGCAACCCCGGCGTGCCGGTGGTGCGCCTGCTCAGCGGCGGCGGCGGCAAGCTTATTGCCGACGTATCGGAAAACTACGCCAACAAGATCAAAGCCGGCGACAAAGCCCTGGTGACCCTTTCTGACCTGGGAGCTACGGATATTCCGTCTACCGTGCGCACCGTGAGCCGCATCATCAACCCGGCCAGCCGCACCTTCACTATTGAGCTGCGGGTGAATGGCCCGGTAGCCCAGCAGCTGCGGCCCAACATGGTAGCCACCGTGCGCATCCAGAACTACAATAAGAACAGCACCACGGTGTTGCCGGTTGATCTGGTGCAGCGCGACGAGGAGAACAGCTACGTGTTTGTGGTAGCCGATAAAGGCGGCAAGAAAGTGGCCGCCAAGCGTGTGGTGCAAACCGGCGCCACCTACAACGGCCGTACGGAAATTACCGGCGGCCTGAGTGCCAATGACCAGGTGATTTCCGCTGGTTATCAAAATCTTAATGAAGGTCAGCCGGTGGCTCCTGCCGGCTCGGCCGGATAA
- a CDS encoding TolC family protein, protein MALPSEPVPPQAFAFGLQWAGNTSASVSQLLFDGSYLIGLKAAKVYEQLAQKQTQQAEIDVVEQVSKAYYSTLVARARLGLLARNVQRLDTVLYQTNETFKAGFAEKLDVQRLQVQRNNLLVEQQKAQRLTELSVALLKFQMGLPQNQGVQLTDSLGAAVVDAGELRQRLGVANTATGGGVTGLGGVPTGTAPTGTTDAQRQQDQQTALSGARTGQLAAAFNYNNRIEFSTLETQQALAGLDLANRRAGAYPRLLATAAYGFSGSAKNPGDLFAFRGPDSRSANGFPNQNWFGFGNVGLSLQVPVFDGFRRKYQVQQARIQQQSIEKGFETLRQSIDLQDAQSRTTLINALDVLDNQRANLDLAADVARVSRIKFQEGVGSNLEVVTAETSLREAQTNYYAAIYDVLVAKVDRDKATGELYSRTRN, encoded by the coding sequence GTGGCGCTGCCTTCGGAGCCAGTTCCGCCGCAGGCGTTTGCCTTTGGCTTGCAATGGGCCGGTAACACCAGCGCTTCGGTGTCGCAGCTGCTGTTCGACGGCTCTTACCTGATTGGTCTGAAAGCCGCCAAAGTATACGAGCAGCTGGCCCAAAAGCAAACCCAGCAAGCAGAAATCGACGTGGTAGAGCAGGTCAGCAAGGCCTACTACAGCACGTTGGTAGCCCGCGCGCGGCTTGGCCTGCTGGCCCGCAACGTGCAGCGCCTCGATACGGTGCTGTACCAGACCAATGAAACCTTTAAAGCCGGTTTTGCCGAGAAGCTGGACGTGCAGCGCCTGCAGGTGCAGCGCAACAACCTGCTGGTAGAGCAGCAGAAAGCCCAGCGCCTCACCGAGCTGAGCGTGGCGCTGCTGAAGTTTCAGATGGGACTACCCCAAAACCAGGGTGTGCAGCTCACCGACTCGCTGGGCGCCGCCGTGGTGGACGCCGGTGAATTGCGGCAGCGCCTCGGGGTGGCCAATACGGCCACGGGTGGCGGGGTAACGGGCCTGGGCGGCGTGCCCACCGGCACGGCGCCAACCGGCACCACCGATGCCCAGCGGCAGCAGGACCAGCAAACGGCCCTCAGCGGGGCCCGCACCGGCCAACTGGCCGCCGCCTTTAACTATAACAACCGGATTGAGTTCAGCACCCTGGAAACCCAGCAGGCTCTGGCTGGACTGGACCTGGCCAACCGCCGCGCCGGCGCTTACCCGCGCTTGCTGGCTACGGCCGCCTACGGTTTTTCGGGCTCGGCCAAGAACCCCGGCGACCTGTTTGCTTTCCGTGGACCCGATTCCCGGTCTGCCAATGGCTTCCCCAACCAGAACTGGTTTGGCTTCGGCAATGTGGGGCTGAGCTTGCAGGTTCCCGTGTTTGATGGCTTCCGCCGCAAGTACCAGGTGCAGCAGGCCCGCATTCAGCAGCAGAGCATTGAGAAAGGCTTTGAAACCCTGCGCCAGAGCATAGACCTGCAGGACGCGCAGAGCCGCACCACCCTCATCAATGCCCTGGACGTGCTGGACAACCAGCGCGCCAACCTGGACCTGGCTGCCGACGTGGCCCGCGTCTCGCGCATCAAGTTTCAGGAAGGCGTAGGCTCGAACCTGGAAGTGGTGACGGCTGAAACCTCGCTGCGTGAGGCCCAGACCAACTACTACGCCGCCATTTACGATGTGCTGGTAGCCAAAGTGGACCGCGACAAAGCTACCGGCGAGCTGTACAGCCGCACCCGCAACTAA
- a CDS encoding TetR/AcrR family transcriptional regulator yields the protein MEIKDRIIVGAVELFMRKGIRSVSMDDIATTLGMSKKTLYKWFENKDQIVLAVMQQRLNREEDDCETAFAQGSNALEAMFSLIQWHRDMLTNIHPSIFHDLQKYYPQAWALFDEHKNTFILAKVAANIRRGMEEGLYRPDLDVEVLSRLHLAEIELMFNNAVFPTRQFDIQRVNSVIVEHFLTGISTLKGHKVINEYRQVTETE from the coding sequence ATGGAAATCAAGGACCGGATTATCGTCGGGGCGGTGGAGCTGTTTATGCGGAAAGGCATCCGCAGCGTGTCGATGGACGACATAGCTACTACCCTGGGCATGTCGAAGAAAACCCTCTACAAGTGGTTTGAAAACAAGGACCAGATTGTGCTGGCCGTGATGCAGCAGCGCCTCAACCGCGAGGAGGATGACTGCGAAACGGCTTTTGCCCAGGGCTCGAACGCGCTGGAAGCCATGTTCAGCCTGATCCAGTGGCACCGGGACATGCTCACCAACATTCACCCCAGCATTTTTCATGATCTGCAGAAATACTACCCCCAGGCCTGGGCCCTGTTCGATGAGCACAAAAACACCTTCATCCTGGCCAAAGTAGCCGCCAACATTCGCCGCGGCATGGAAGAGGGCCTGTACCGCCCCGATCTGGACGTGGAAGTGCTGTCGCGCCTGCACCTGGCCGAAATCGAGCTGATGTTCAACAACGCCGTGTTTCCAACCCGGCAATTCGACATCCAGCGCGTGAACTCCGTGATAGTAGAGCACTTTCTCACGGGTATTTCCACGCTCAAAGGCCACAAAGTCATCAATGAATACCGTCAGGTGACGGAAACTGAATAA
- the ispF gene encoding 2-C-methyl-D-erythritol 2,4-cyclodiphosphate synthase, whose amino-acid sequence MKIRTGFGYDVHQLREGLPFWLGGIQVPHTHGALGHSDADVLIHVICDALLGAANLRDIGFHFPDTDPQYKGIDSKRLLAEVMRLLRERGYTISNIDSTICLEAPKVNPHIPEMQRVLAEVMGIEADDISIKATTTEKLGFVGRREGVAAYASVLIVQG is encoded by the coding sequence ATGAAAATCCGCACCGGCTTCGGCTACGACGTGCATCAGCTGCGCGAAGGCCTGCCCTTCTGGCTCGGCGGCATCCAGGTACCGCACACCCACGGCGCCCTCGGCCACTCCGATGCCGACGTGCTCATCCACGTTATCTGCGACGCGCTGCTGGGCGCGGCCAACCTGCGCGACATCGGCTTCCACTTCCCTGATACCGACCCACAGTACAAGGGCATCGACTCCAAGCGGCTGCTGGCCGAAGTGATGCGCCTGCTGCGCGAGCGGGGCTACACCATCAGCAACATCGACTCCACCATCTGCCTGGAAGCGCCCAAGGTCAACCCGCACATTCCCGAAATGCAACGCGTGCTGGCCGAGGTTATGGGCATCGAAGCCGATGACATCAGCATCAAAGCCACGACCACTGAAAAGCTGGGCTTCGTAGGCCGCCGCGAAGGCGTAGCCGCCTACGCCTCGGTGCTCATTGTGCAGGGTTGA
- a CDS encoding M28 family peptidase: MKLPFLGALLLAGACTTAAVGQQPENKRKIKVKRKVKTEQPAATTEPVAAPAAAAPADWARQYGQTITQADLRQHLTVLASDAYEGRETGEKGQKMAADYISNRFKELGLTGAVQGSDNPYLQQFTMLRSSWKDGATLKVGSQSFAWLQDFYGYGSSPFQQATVVQPVFAGYGIEQEGYSDYAALGDVKGKDLIIMTGEPMKDGKPLLGKDGQPSKWGMDYRGKATVATQKGARSVFFVSFNPNDNFQKTAARFGPYLKKPTITFADKPSDRVATFFVSPAVGYKLLGTTAAGVTKYTDATAAGGKPLKSTFKPAKFTIMAPKDQQPFTTENVLGFLEGSDKKDEILVVSAHYDHIGIIDGEVHNGADDDGSGTVSVLELAEAFTKAKAEGHGPRRSILFLTVTGEEKGLLGSEYYTDHPIFPLAQTVTDLNIDMVGRTDKGHEGKGDYVYVIGSDKLSSELHAALENANKQYVQMDLDFQFNDPQDPNRFYYRSDHYNFAKHKIPVAFFFNGVHDDYHGPKDEVDKIEFAKMEKRAQLVYYLAWDIANRENRPVVDSNKP; the protein is encoded by the coding sequence ATGAAACTACCCTTCCTAGGCGCGCTGCTGCTGGCCGGGGCCTGCACCACGGCTGCCGTGGGCCAGCAGCCGGAAAACAAGCGCAAAATCAAGGTAAAGCGCAAAGTCAAAACCGAACAGCCGGCCGCCACTACCGAGCCGGTCGCAGCTCCCGCTGCCGCTGCTCCTGCCGACTGGGCCCGCCAGTACGGCCAGACCATCACCCAGGCCGACCTGCGCCAGCACCTCACCGTGCTGGCCTCCGATGCCTACGAGGGCCGCGAAACCGGCGAGAAAGGCCAGAAAATGGCTGCCGACTACATCAGCAACCGCTTCAAGGAGCTGGGCCTGACGGGGGCCGTGCAGGGCTCCGACAACCCCTACCTGCAGCAGTTCACCATGCTGCGCTCCAGCTGGAAAGACGGCGCTACCCTGAAAGTGGGCAGCCAGAGCTTTGCCTGGCTGCAGGATTTCTACGGCTACGGCTCCTCGCCCTTCCAGCAGGCCACGGTGGTACAGCCGGTGTTTGCGGGCTACGGCATCGAGCAGGAGGGCTACTCCGACTACGCCGCCCTGGGCGACGTGAAAGGCAAGGACCTCATCATTATGACCGGGGAGCCGATGAAAGACGGCAAGCCGCTGCTGGGCAAGGACGGCCAGCCCAGCAAATGGGGCATGGACTACCGCGGCAAAGCTACCGTGGCCACCCAGAAAGGCGCTCGGAGCGTGTTCTTCGTGAGCTTCAACCCCAACGACAACTTTCAGAAAACGGCCGCCCGCTTCGGTCCTTACCTGAAAAAGCCCACCATCACCTTCGCCGATAAGCCCTCGGACCGCGTGGCCACGTTCTTCGTGTCGCCGGCGGTGGGCTACAAGCTGCTGGGCACCACGGCCGCTGGCGTAACCAAGTACACCGATGCTACCGCCGCCGGGGGCAAGCCGCTGAAATCAACCTTCAAGCCGGCGAAGTTCACCATCATGGCGCCCAAAGACCAGCAGCCCTTCACCACCGAAAACGTGCTGGGCTTCCTGGAAGGCTCGGATAAAAAAGACGAAATCCTGGTGGTTTCGGCCCACTACGACCACATTGGCATCATCGATGGCGAGGTACACAACGGGGCCGACGATGACGGCTCGGGCACGGTGTCGGTGCTGGAGCTGGCCGAGGCCTTTACTAAAGCCAAAGCCGAAGGCCACGGTCCGCGCCGCAGCATCTTGTTCCTGACGGTGACGGGTGAGGAAAAGGGCCTGTTGGGCTCGGAGTACTACACCGACCACCCTATCTTCCCGCTGGCTCAGACGGTGACGGACCTCAACATTGACATGGTGGGTCGCACCGACAAGGGCCACGAGGGCAAGGGCGACTACGTGTACGTTATCGGTTCCGACAAGCTTTCCTCGGAGCTGCACGCGGCCCTAGAAAACGCCAACAAGCAGTACGTGCAGATGGACCTGGACTTTCAGTTCAACGACCCGCAGGACCCGAACCGCTTCTACTACCGCTCCGACCACTACAACTTCGCCAAGCACAAAATCCCGGTAGCTTTCTTCTTCAACGGGGTGCACGACGACTACCACGGACCCAAGGATGAGGTAGACAAAATCGAGTTTGCCAAGATGGAAAAGCGCGCCCAGCTGGTGTACTATCTGGCCTGGGATATTGCTAACCGCGAAAACCGCCCCGTCGTCGATTCCAACAAACCGTAA